One window from the genome of Yarrowia lipolytica chromosome 1B, complete sequence encodes:
- a CDS encoding uncharacterized protein (Compare to YALI0B00660g, weakly similar to uniprot|Q12151 Saccharomyces cerevisiae YDR213w UPC2 regulatory protein involved in control of sterol uptake) → MLALQDRQPYYSGSAGQPRSDYSYNLVPKDRESVIGAAQVPAQAPVAAHEYQQDNYYYSSRPQSKSLNSSAPSTNHSSPQHSQVNTSPSLPSIYDPNGPVAAAYYSGPNSGVNSANHSAVHSQAHSAVHSQVPSQVPSQVPSQVPSQAPSQAGSAPMSPNRLPMPVRNSPPQYQSPTANNPYAVGVGSGQLLNQPFNQPMTQQQLQMQQLQLQQQQIQQIQQLQQQQVQQQQFQAQAAQQNQAQYYGQQVPQQMMQMGYQQQMHPHSHLMNQFSSKRQFRTLKKHVCTVCGKRFTRPSSLQTHTYSHTGEKPFRCEFSGCGRQFSVVSNLRRHQKIHSPRE, encoded by the coding sequence ATGCTAGCTCTGCAAGACCGACAACCCTACTACTCCGGCTCTGCTGGCCAGCCCCGATCGgactactcgtacaaccTGGTGCCCAAGGATCGAGAGTCTGTCATCGGCGCCGCCCAGGTGCCTGCTCAGGCACCTGTGGCCGCCCACGAGTACCAGCAGGATAACTACTACTACTCCAGCCGGCCCCAGAGCAAAAGCCTCAACTCCAGCGCCCCTTCCACCAACCACTCGTCTCCCCAGCATTCCCAGGTCAACACCTCTCCGTCGTTGCCTTCCATCTACGACCCCAACGGGCCCGTCGCTGCTGCCTACTACTCGGGGCCCAACTCCGGAGTCAACTCTGCAAACCACTCTGCTGTCCACAGCCAGGCCCACTCGGCGGTCCACAGCCAGGTTCCCAGCCAGGTTCCTAGCCAGGTGCCCTCGCAGGTGCCCTCACAGGCCCCCAGCCAGGCCGGCTCCGCACCCATGAGCCCCAACAGACTGCCCATGCCCGTGCGAAACTCGCCTCCTCAGTACCAGTCGCCCACCGCCAACAACCCTTACGCCGTGGGCGTGGGATCGggccagctcctcaacCAGCCCTTCAACCAGCCCAtgactcagcagcagctccagatgcagcagctccagctccagcagcagcagatccagcagatccagcagctccagcagcagcaggtgcagcagcaacaatTCCAGGCGCAGGCGGCCCAACAGAACCAAGCGCAGTACTACGGCCAGCAGGTGCCGCAGCAGATGATGCAGATGGGctaccagcagcagatgcaCCCGCACTCGCATCTGATGAACCAGTTTTCGTCCAAGCGCCAGTTCCGCACCCTCAAGAAGCACGTCTGCACCGTCTGCGGCAAGCGGTTCACCCGGCCGTCGTCGCTGCAGACCCACACCTACTCTCACACCGGCGAGAAGCCCTTCCGATGCGAGTTTTCTGGCTGTGGGCGCCAGTTTTCCGTCGTCTCCAATCTTCGACGACACCAGAAGATCCACTCTCCTCGAGAATAG
- a CDS encoding uncharacterized protein (Truncated form of YALI0B00638g, similar to uniprot|Q9USH6 Schizosaccharomyces pombe Hypothetical 24.6 kDa protein): MKISPEPYTADLYKLVRKNMKGMYEGSGMGWNRVDKIDEMEDEELAYHVARENGEMLGFVSFMHTVEDDVEVVYLYELQVAKGRQGHGVGKELMRVVIDEARACGRPIMLTVFLMNERAIGFYRRYGFERVGGVLRRASG, from the coding sequence ATGAAGATATCTCCAGAACCCTACACCGCCGATTTGTACAAATTGGTGCGCAAAAACATGAAGGGAATGTACGAGGGTTCGGGGATGGGGTGGAATAGGGttgacaagattgacgagatggaggacgaggagctggcgTATCACGTGGCTCGCGAAAATGGAGAGATGCTAGGATTCGTCTCGTTCATGCATACGGTTGAAGACGACGTGGAGGTGGTATATCTGTATGAGCTTCAGGTGGCCAAGGGTCGCCAGGGTCACGGTGTGGGTAAGGAGCTCATGAGGGTTGTGATAGACGAGGCTAGGGCTTGTGGTCGTCCGATCATGTTGACTGTTTTTCTCATGAATGAGCGGGCCATTGGTTTCTACAGGCGGTATGGTTTTGAGCGGGTGGGGGGGGTCCTCAGGAGGGCAAGCGGGTGA